A stretch of DNA from Maridesulfovibrio ferrireducens:
TCAGTATTCATAATCTTTGTTGCCCCTGCATAAAAAAAGACAACAGCAAGAAGACATCTGATAATCAAATAAGCATGCTCGGACATAAGCTTTCCAAGTAATTGCGCCTTCACCATTCGTGCTCCCTTAACCACTGAATAATAATTTAATGCTCAATCACTATCCTTACTAAGTGATTCAAATCAAATCGTTATAAACTATTACAAAAGGAACATTCCATAGCCTAAACTTATAGCAACTTTTTGCGGCCAAAATACCCTTTGCACAAATGTGTTATTCTAGCTTAAGTAATAAAGGTTACATCATAAATATTATAGGATAAAAGAATATGAAAAATTCGAAAGACGACCACCCCGTGGGCGATGAACTAAAAAACGACTATGCCCATCAAGAACCTGACAAAGTGGTTGAGCCAGAAGAGGCCCTTAGAGAAATCGCCATAGAAGACCTGCCTAATTCAATAAAAAAAGCGCTGGAAAAAACCGGATGGGACAGCCTGACCCCGGTTCAATCAAAATCCCTTCCTTATCAATTAGACAGAATAGACCTGATGGTTCAGGCAAGAACAGGAAGCGGGAAAACAGGCGCATTTGTCCTGCCGCTGCTTGAAAAACTCGACCCGTCACTTAATCGCACACAGGCTTTGATCCTCGTTCCTACAAGGGAACTTGCCAGACAGGTTGAACGTGAAGCTGAAATAATTTTCGAAGGTTCAGGACTCCGGGTTCTTTCCGTATACGGCGGAGTCGGCTACGGCAGACAGAAAGAACAACTGGAAAAAGGCGCACACATGGTTGTGGGTACCCCGGGCCGAATTCTTGACCATTTGATGAGAAGAACATTCTCCCTGAATGACCTGAAAACACTTATCTTTGATGAAGCTGACCGCATGCTTTCCATCGGTTTTTATCCCGATATGCAGCAGGTAAAATCATATCTGCCCCGCCGCCCGATCAGCGCATACATGTTTTCAGCGACCTTCCCTGAGCACGTACTGCGGTTATCAAAAGAGTTCATGTACAAGCCTCAATTGCTGAGCCTGAGCAGCAAACATGTCCATGTAGCAGAAATAGAACACGCATATTACGAGGTTCCCGCCATGGGCCGAGAAAGACAGCTCATGCGAGTGCTGGAGATGGAAAATCCAACCTCGGCTATCATCTTCTGTAACACCAAGGCCAACGTAAATTTCGTAACAGCAGTGCTGAACAACTTCGGATTCAACGCCGGCGAATTAACCTCCGACCTTTCACAAAACAAACGTGAAAGCATTCTTGGAGATCTCAGATCCGGTAAAATTAAATTTCTCGTGGCAACGGACATTGCTGCACGCGGAATTGACGTTCCAGACCTGTCGCACGTTATTCTGTATGAACCACCCGAAGAAAAAGAATCTTACATTCACAGGGCCGGACGCACAGGACGAGCAGGATCATCGGGAATCGCGATTTCTCTTGTAGATGTTATTCAAAAACTGGAGTTACAGAGAATTGCGACAACTTACAGTATAAATTTTGACTGCCGCACCCTGCCGGATGACAAAGAAATTCTGAAGACTATCAATGAACGGCTTACCACCATTCTGGAAGCCAAATACCGCTCAACAACTATTCTTGAAAAAGAACGCATCAACCGTTACAAAGAACTTGTTCGCCAGCTTGCGCAAGATGATGAGCAATGCACCTTGGTTGGGATGCTCATGGACGAACTGTATCAAAACTCGCTCCACGCCCGCCCACCGCAGCCTCCGTCCGAAGGACAGGATACAAGCGGTAACAGGCCACGTCCTGCGAAAAGACCTCCTCAGTCCGGCAACAGGCCCGGAGGCCACGGCAAAGGTGGTAGACCACAAGGCAGAAATTCTGGTGGAAACCGTAGATACTAACAGAAAAATATTCGGAGTATAGAAGATGAAATTGCTCTCAAGTCAGGTAGAAGGATACCTTGACAGCTCATCCTGGATTCGCAAAATGTTCGAAACCGGAATGGTCCTAAAGAAAAAATTCGGTGAAGACGCAGTATGTGACTTCTCTCTCGGCAATCCAGACGTTCCAGCTCCGGCAGCCATTGCTGACGGCCTCAAAGAACTGGCCGAGTGTGCAGGAGAACCTTTTGCATTTGGATACATGCCGAACTTCGGTTACCCCTCTTTACGCGAAAAACTGGCAAAAACAGTTTCGCAAGAACAAGGTGTTCCTGTCGAAGGAAGTGATCTAATTATCACCTGCGGAGCAGCAGGAGCAATCAATGCTCTCTATCGCTCCATCCTTAATCCGGGCGATCAGATTTTATGCCCGGCTCCTTACTTTGTGGAATACGGATTCTACGCACAGAACTACGGCGGAGAACTGGTAACAGTTCCTTCCAAACCGCTGACTTTTGAGCTGGACTTTGAAGGAATCGAAAAAGCCATCAACGAAAAAACCCGTGTTGTGCTTATCAATTCCCCGAACAACCCCACAGGTGTTGTTTACTCAAAAGAAGATCTTGAAAAACTCACAGATACCCTTAAAAAAGCCAACGCCGGCCGCGAAAGACCTATCTTTCTGGTTGCCGACGAGCCATATAGATTCCTCGCATTTGACGGCGTAGAAGTGCCTTCCATTTTACCGCTGTATCCGTACAGTGTCGTGGTAAGTTCTTTTTCCAAAAACCTTTCTCTGGCTGGAGAAAGAATCGGCTACGCACTTATCAACCCGGAAATGCCTGAAAAACAGACCCTGCTCGCAGGACTGGTTCTCGCCAATCGCATTCTCGGTTTTGTAAATGCTCCGGCTGTCGGACAAAAGCTGCTTGAAAAAGCACTCGGCGCTCAGGTTGATAAAAAAATCTACCTTGAAAGACGCGACGCAATGGCCAAAGTCCTTGATGATGCGGGATATTCATACACATTGCCAAAAGGTGCATTCTACTTCTTCCCCGAAGCTCCGGGTGGCGATGATGTAAAGTTCTGCGCCGCTCTTCAGGAAGAAAAAATTCTCGCAGTACCCGGAACAGGCTTCGGCTTCCCCGGATACTTCAGACTTGCTTTCTGCGTAGGCGTAAACGTAATCGAACGCTCAACCGAAGGGTTCAAAAAAGCCATCGCACAGTTTTAATCAGCTTACTTAAAAAGAGGGGAGACCATAAAAGTCTCCCCTCTTTTTTTCTTGATAAAAGACAGTCATATCTATACAAATCCCTTCCAGCAAAAAAATATCATTTAGATCTCATCGCCAGTCGCGAACCGACTTAAGACCTTTCCACAAAATATGAACTTCCTATGTTCAGAACTAAACCTGTAATTCTAATTAGATGGTCATGTTCTGCACACTTGTGGAAAACTTTTTATACCCTTTGTTCATAAAGCAATAAAACCTTCCCCCTAAAAGGGAGTCCAGAGGGCCACGGGCCTTCTGGTCCAGCTGAAGGCGAAATCACCTAAAAATTAATCCAATCGGGAACAAGCGGACTTGCCTCACTAAGTTCTTTCTCGAGCGATTGAAAATCTGGCTCCACCTGCTGCACAAGCTGCCAATATCTAGCAGAGTGATTAAGATGAACGGTATGGCAAAGCTCATGAATCAAGACATAGCGAACCAGTCTGAACGGCAGAAACATAAGCTTCATGTTAAGATTAATATTCCCCTTTGAAGAACAGCTCCCCCATCGTTTACGCTGAGAACGGATGAACAATTTTTTAAAAGGCATATCTATTTCTTTTGAAATTTTCGTAAGTTCTGCGAGCAGAAAAGAGCGAGCCTGTGTACGGACAAACTCTGTCAGAGCAACAAGATCTTCCTGCTCAGTCCAAGCCGCACCGCTCAACATCAATTTGTCCACATTTTTGCGGACTCGCAAACCGGGCTTTCTGGTCCGCACTCTATGAATATAAATTTCGGTATCAGTCGCAACAAAAAACAGACTTTCAGGCAAAACCAGCTCCGGCGGAGAAAGTGAAAATCCTTTCTGTTCCAGATGCTTAATTGCGGATAAAATCCATTCCCGCTTGTTCTCAAGAAACCGCGGAACTTCAACCTTCCGTACACCTTTAGGCAAAACGACTTCTAATCCTTTATCAGGGATCAGCTTAATAATTACATTTTTTGCCCGCGCACTCACCCTTATTGAATATGGTGGCGGAAAATCAGCCATAAAAAAACTCCCTGAGAATAAAATTTTCAATTCTGCTAAGCGAAGTTTTTGCTTGTATTGCAAAATCTTCAGGACTAGCATTCGCACTCTGATTTTGAGACAAAATTCTTTCCAACATTCCATCCCCCAAGGACTCCCCTGTGACCAAATCTGCGCTGAATTCTCGCAAAATGTATATTTTTCTTCTCATTCTGACTATAGCAACAGCAATAGGATTTCAGGGGTGGAGAACTCTTTTAAATAACTTCGCCATAGATGTTGCCGGCCTAAACGGCGGGGAATTCGGCCTGATAGGCTCAATCCGCGAGATTCCGGGATTTCTGGCTTTATTTGTAATCTACTTTCTCTTTATCATTAAAGAACACAGACTTGCGGCTCTTTCTGTCATTCTCATGGGCGTAGGTGTTGCAATAACAGGGTTCATGCCTTCTTTCATAGGCATTGCGTTCACAACGATACTCATGTCCTTCGGGTTTCATTATTATGAAACACTTAATCAGTCTTTAACCCTACAATATTTCGGATACTCGGAAGCACCAATTGTAATGGCCAGACTTAGAAGTCTCGGAGCAGCTACTAACATTTGTGTAGGGATGGCAATCTTCGCAGTCTCCGGTATTTTTGACTACAAAGAAATGTTCATAGCTGCTGGCGCATGTGCAATTCTAGGCGGCATATACTGCTCTTTTCAAGATCCTTCATCTAAAGAAATACCTCTTCAACATAAAAAAATGATCCTGAAGTCAAGATACTGGCTTTTCTACGCCCTCACCTTCATGGCCGGTGCACGGAGACAAATATTTGTAGCTTTTGCAGTTTTTCTACTAGTCAAAAAGTTTAATTATTCCATCCAGGATATCACCATTTTATTTGTAGTAAACAACGTTATTAACTACTTTTTAAATCCCTTAATTGCCAAGGCTGTCAATAAATATGGTGAAAGAAAAGTACTGAGTCTTGAATACGCAAGTTTAGTTTTGATATTTACGGCATATGCCTTCATTGAAAGCCCTTTAATCGGTGGGATTCTTTATATTTTAGACAACATATTTTTCAACTTTGCCATGGGTATCCGCACTTTCTTCCAGAAAATAGCGGATAAAAAAGACATTGCACCAAGTATGGCTGTAGGCTTTACCATCAACCACATTGCAGCAGTAGCCATTCCCGTTCTGGCAGGCATTGCGTGGATGCAGGACTACCGCATAGTCTTTCTAGGCGCCGCGGCATTATCTGCTATTTCACTGATTCTTGTTCAATTTATTGATCGTGAACTAAAAATGAAGATGAACTTAAATTAAAAACTAAAACAATTTCACAGTATTTATATGTTCCCAATGAATATTCCTTGAACATGTGTTATTTAAAATTCATTGGAGCACCCCTTTACAAAAAGAAATAAATCAACGAAATTAATTTTTTAAATATCAAATATGCAATCTAAAGATAGTACCTAAGGTTTATAAGGATCCACGATGGAACTAAGTAGTAAAAAAATTGAAAATGCTCTTATTATCGGTATGAAAGGAAGACTCGACGCGCTGACTTCTCCTAATTTTGAAGATGCAATATGCAAATTCATCAGAGAAGGTGAAATCAAAATTGTTTTCGATCTCGGCGACCTTGATTACATCTCCAGCGCAGGTTTAAGGGCTATTCTTTCGACAGCAAAAAGACTAAAAGCTGAAGACGGAGCAATTGCTTTTGCTAACATTACCGGAATGATCAGTGAAGTTTTTGAAATTTCAGGATTTGGCTCCATGTTTAATATCTATGGCTCTGCCCTACTCGCCGCAAAAGAACTGTCTTAGTTTGAAGGAGGGCCAAATGAGACTATTTTTTATTTCAATTTTATCAATTACAACATTATTTCTCTTCTCTTCATTTGCGAAGGCTAAATCCCCCCTTGATACTTCGCTCCAAAAAGAAATAAAAACAGTATTACAAAACAACCCTGAACTTATTTTAGAAGCTTTCAAAGGACATGAGGAAAAACTGTACGACCTCATGCAGGTCGGGCTTGAAAAGAAAAATAAAACTAAAATACGGAACAGACAGAAAAAACAACTGGATAATCCGAATATTCCGCTTTCAATGCCTAATCGCCCGCTATGGGGAAATCCCAATGGTGATATTTCCATCTTTGCATACTCTGATTTTCAATCAGCAAGCTGTTCAAAAGCAAACAAAATAATACAGGAACTTTTAAAAAAAGACCCAAAAATTAATTACCGCTACCGGCATAACCCTCAAGGTTTTCACAAGATGTCCCGCCCTGCGGCACTGTATTATGAAGCTTTAGCACGGCAGGACCACCAGAAAGCAATCCTATTTAACAGTCTGCTATTTGCAAATCGGTCTAAAATTAATAAAGACGGACTGAAAGAACTCGACACACTTGTGTCAAAGGCCGGAGGTAATCTGCCCCTTCTGCATCGCGACATCAAGTCAGTTCGACTTTTCAACCTTGTTGACCGTGATATCAACGAAGCTAAAAAATTTGGATTTACGGCTTCACCTGTATTCGTTATCAACGGCGTGACGATATCCGGAGCGGCTCCACTTAAAGAATTTAAAGAAGTGATCCAACTAATACGCGATCATATGTCAAAATAAATTTCCCGTATAATCTTCCAATCTTCTGCATAAAAGGATCAGTAAATGGTTTTGAAGAACTCCGACATACCCCATGTCTTTCTCCATACCGGAGACGCTTTCATCGGAGTAAGCCCTACAATAGTTTCAACTGTGCTCGGTTCCTGTGTAGCCATTACAATGTTTTCCCCACGCATGAAACAAGGCGCAATCTGCCACGCATTTCTCCCCTCGCGAAAAGAAATTAACCCGGATAAACAAATATCAATCCAAATTTGTAGATATGTAGACACGGCCGTTGACCATTTGCTAGCATGCATGCTCCGCATCGGAACCAGAAAAAATGAACTTGAGGTCAAAATATTTGGAGGAGCCAGCGGGCTAACCTTATCAAAAGTCAGAGCTCCGCCCTCCTTTGCCGTAGGAGGGCGAAATATCCAAATGGCTCTAGATTCCTTATCGGCGATAGGACTTCACCCTAAAGCAATGGATACGGGGGGAAATGTAGGAAGAAAGATTTTATTCGCCACACACAGCGGAAACATCTGGCTTAAAAGACTTGATAAACAAACCCTATTGAAAACAACCTGTCACCTCACGATTAAAAAATGAAATTATTTAAAAAAATTTTCCCTATAGCTTTTTTTCTCCTGATTCTTATCGGATCTTTCAGTCCAGCCTATGCAGACGAAACAATCTACCAATATTCAACTATCGACTCTTTGTTGCTTGGCAACTATGATGGAGATTTGACCGTTTCCGAGCTGAAAAAACACGGAGATTTCGGAATAGGCACCTTTAACGGTCTAAACGGTGAAATGGTTTTTATCGACGGTGAAGTCTACAGAGTCGGATATAATGGTAAAGCTGTCGCAGTTGATAATCTTACCCGAGTCCCTTTTGCTGATGCCCTCATCTTTAAAACAGATTCCATACTGAAAATAGACTCAGCTTCATCACTTGAAGAATTGAACCTGAAAATCACCAATGCCCTTCCATCTTCAAACATCTTCTTTGCCATCCGCATAGACGGCAGATTCAACATGATGCGGACACGAAGTGTTCCTGAACAAAAGAAGCCTTACCCGCCCCTCATTGATGTCGTAAAACATCAAAGCATCTTCAAATTTACAGAAATAGAAGGGTCCCTTATCGGCATCAAAAGCCCTGCCTATGTAAAAGGAATAGGAGTTCCTGGATTCCACTGGCACTTCATTACCAAGGACCGCACTGCCGGCGGACATGTTTTAGGCTGCCAAGTCAAAAACCTTATCGCAAAGGTCGGATCTTACAATAATTTCTTCTTACAGCTACCCAAAACCAAGAGTTTTCTAGATTCTGATCTCAGTAACGACAAAGAAAAAGAATTAAAAAAAGTAGAAAAAGATTCCATTAAGGATTAATAATAGAAGTTCAAGTACGCCTTCTTTTCACGGGAGTGCGACTTTCTTTTTTATTCTGGAGGAATACCATGAGCAATAAATTAATTGTCAAAGTAGATGAAGATCTCGAAGAGATCATGCCACGATATCTTGAAATCAGACATAAAGAATTGGGTGAACTCGAAGAGGCAATAAAAGCCGAAAACTTCGACCAAATCAGGATACTGGGACACAAGCTGAAAGGAACAGGATCGTCTTACGGCTTTGAAGAGCTAACAAGACTTGGTGGTCTTATTGAAAATAAAGCTTGCGATAAAATCATGACGGAAATTCCTGAGTGCACTGCCAAGGTCCGCAGCTATCTTGAAAACATCGAAATTGAATATGTTCCAATGGACTAATTATTATCCGTACAAACTTCCTCTGGAAGTTTGTACGGATTTTTTATTTAAACCGCTTAATTTACCGCAATCGCAAGCTATAATAAAAACTGCCCTGTAACCGACTCGGGATTTTCCATTATTTCTTCCGGTGTACCTTTTGCAACAATCTCTCCACCGGACTCGCCTCCGCCCGGACCTAGATCAAAAACATAATCAGCAGCGCGGATTACATCGGTATTGTGTTCAATAACAATGACCGTTGCCCCTTTTTCTACCAACTGCTGCAAAACTTTGATCAACTTGCCGACTTCGTGCATATGCAATCCCGTGGTCGGCTCATCAAGAATATAAAGAGTACCGGGCAAACGTCTTTTGCCCAGTTCACGTGATATTTTAATGCGTTGAGCTTCACCACCCGAAAGAGTCGTTCCCGGCTGACCGAGTTGTAAATATTCAAGCCCGACCTGCTCTAATACTTCGAGTCTACGCTTCAAAGTAGGATGATTTTCAAAGAAAACTTTCGCCTGCCGGACGGTCATATCAAGGACTTCTGCTATATTGCGCCCCTTGTAATCTACTTCGAGCGTCTGGCTGTTATATCGCTTACCTTTGCAGACATCACAGGTCACGTAAACATCCGGTAGAAAATGCATTTCAACTCTTATCTGACCATCACCGCGACAAGCTTCGCAGCGTCCGCCACGAACGTTAAAACTGAACCTACCCGGCTTGTAGCCGCGCTTTTTAGATTCTTTTGTCGCCGCAAATATATTTCTGATCTCGTCAAATATTTTAGTATAAGTCGCAGGATTAGACCTCGGAGTTCTTCCAATAGGAGACTGATCAATTGAAATTACTTTTTCAATCTTATCAATGCCGTCAATTCCGGTAATCTGCCCCGGCTGATCAACCTTTATCCCCCGTGACAATGCCAGATGCTTATACATGGAATCCACCACAAGCGAGCTTTTTCCTGAGCCGGAAACTCCGGTGAAACAACACAAGATACCCAGCGGGATGTCCACATCCAGATTTTTAAGATTATTTGTTGTAACTCCGCGCATCCTTATCCAGTCGGAAGGAATGCGCCTTTCCTCAGGCTTATCAAGAGATAGTTCTCCGCGTAAATATTTTGCAGTGAGTGATTGCGACTTACCCAGCAGATCGTCAACGCTGCCCTGAAAAACAATCTCACCACCAAGCATACCGGAACCGGGGCCAAGCTCAATAACATGGTCGGCATTTCTGATAGTGGATTCATCGTGTTCAACCACCAGCACGGTATTCCCGCGAGCCTGCAATGAACGTAACGTTTTGAGAAGCCGTTCGTTATCATGAGGATGCAACCCGATAGACGGCTCATCAAGCACATACGTTACACCGACAAGCCCTGAACCAAGCTGTCCTGCCAGACGGATACGCTGAGCTTCTCCCCCAGAAAGAGTCGCCATATTACGACCTAGATTTAAATAATCCAGTCCGACGTTGGCCATAAAACCGATGCGGTGAATCAATTCTTTAAGCAAAGGCTCGGCGATAAGCGAATCATGCCCTTTAAATTCCAGCCCTTCCAACCAGTTAAGCGCCCGCTTGATAGACATGGAACAAAAGTCGAAAACACTTTCGCCTTCAACCCGTACAGCAAGCGACTCAGGACGCAGACGTGCGCCATTACATGCGGGGCAAGGCATATTCTGTCTAAAACGAGCAAGTTCATCACGCCAAATGCGTCCCAGGTCACGCCCGGCATCAAGCTGATTAATTATCCCTTCCCAATCAAGCTTCTTATCTCCGTAGAACAACGCGTTCATAGCTTCTTTGGAAAATTCATTCAGAGGGGTATCGATCTTAAAACCATATTTTTTGCCGAGAGCACGAAATTCAGCCTCATAACGCCCAAACATTTGCGGAGATTTCCAAGGAATAACCGCTCCTGATTTAAGAGAAAGACCTTTATTCGGTGCAAGCAAATCAGGTTCATAATACTCAACACTGCCGATTCCTGAACAGGTCTGACAGGCTCCCTGAGGACTGTTGAAAGAAAAAAGTTGCGGAGACAAGCGCGGCATACTTATTTTACAGGAGGTGCAGGTCGACATGGTTGAAAGATAAATATCCTCACCGCCGACAATTGAAACTATGACTGATTCATCGCCATAGCGCAGAGCAAGCTCCAGTGAATCGCCCAGCCTTTTCTTGATATCATTTTTTATGACCAGACGATCGACCACCAGCTCAATGCTGTGCTTACGGTTCTTTTCAAGCTCCGGAACTTCATCGATCGCAGAAATTTCTCCATTCACCCTTACGCGAACAAATCCTTCTCGCTTAAGTTTAATAAAAAGATCTTTATGAGTACCTTTTTGATGATCAACAAGCGGAGCAAGGAGCATGAATTTTGTACCGGCTTCAAGAGACATCATGCGATCCAGAATTTCATCCGAAGTCTGAGCTTCAATAGCTTTACCGCACTTAGGACAATGATATTTTCCTAGTCGCGCATAAAACACGCGTAAAAAATCATAAATTTCTGTCACAGTTCCAACAGTTGAACGCGGGTTGCGGGAAGTAGATTGCTGCTCAAGCGAAATAGCAGGAGACAGACCTTCAATCTTATCAACTTTCGGCTTATCCAGCTGGGGTAGAAACTGCCGCGCATATGCTGAAAGCGACTCAACGTATCGACGCTGTCCCTCGGCATAAACAATATCAAATGAGAGAGTAGATTTACCTGATCCAGAAGGACCGCAAACAACTACCAACTGATCACGCGGAATATCTAAACTCAAATCTTTAAGATTGTGATGCTTCGCACCTTCAATATGAATTGACTTGTTCTGCATATATTTCTCACTGTCCGAATTATTTGATCCGGAACAAACTTCAATTTTTCAAGGATATTTAAAGACTAAAACGGCGAGTGGAAATAATAAGCATTTTCATATCAAAGGCAAGCTAAGTAGGAATCATTCTTAAATATCTTTTTACCGCATGAAAACAATAAGTATTTTATTTCCCATCATTCTCTCCTAAACAGGTCGAAAACTCCTCATCCACCACTTCAAGGCCACCCTCTTGTATCTCTTTGATGAATATTTCAACCAGTTCTGGGTCTAGAGAAGGCCCTGCTAGCTTTCTAAGAATGGGGAAGGCCTTATCAAGTCCCATTGCATCCTGATAAGTGCGACTCGTAGTAATGGCATCAAATACATCCGCAATACTCAAAATACGCGCTCCCTTAGAGATTTCATCACCTTGAAGCCCGTTCGGATACCCTGTTCCATCCAGTCTTTCATGATGGGCGCGCACAAATTCAACTGCAGGACCGAGAAATTTAAGTCCTTTCAGCATGCGGAACCCGGCTTCGGGGTGCCGCCTTATTTCAGCGAGCATGTCATCATCAACGTGAATATCTTCATTGAAAAACAATCTGTCGCTGAACCCGATTTTACCTATGTCATGGAGAATTCCCGCAAGTCCAACTGTCCAGACTTCGTCATCTGAAAACCCGGCCCGAAGAGCCAGTCTCTGAGCGTACTGTCCCACACGCTCACCGTGGCCGCGAGTATACTTATCCCTCAGACTCAGCCCGCGCGCAGTGGCTTTAACGGTATCCACAATATTCTGCTTAAGTTCTTCATTGGCCTGCTCAAGAGCAAACTCACGAGCCTCAATTTTAACCATCATCATACCGACAGATTCAGCTACTTCACGAACATACGGACTATACTTATCGGTAGTAAGTTCCATAATATCATTTGAATAACTTCCGCCCGAAATATCCTGAATACAAGCCAGAAGATGAGTTAAACCTTCCATATGACATATCCGTTGTTGAAAATTAATTTCTTTTAAGAAACTATATAATGTGACAACGTAAAAATAGCAAAAGAACTACTTAACTCATAAAGGAGATCTCAGTGAATACTTCATTCAACTATTTCATACCCACTAATATTATTTTCGGAGCCGGACGCATAAAAGAACTGGCAACAGTAGCTCTGCCCGGAACCAAGGCTCTCATAGTAATAAGCTCCGGCACGTCAATGACCCGTTTCGGATACCT
This window harbors:
- the uvrA gene encoding excinuclease ABC subunit UvrA produces the protein MQNKSIHIEGAKHHNLKDLSLDIPRDQLVVVCGPSGSGKSTLSFDIVYAEGQRRYVESLSAYARQFLPQLDKPKVDKIEGLSPAISLEQQSTSRNPRSTVGTVTEIYDFLRVFYARLGKYHCPKCGKAIEAQTSDEILDRMMSLEAGTKFMLLAPLVDHQKGTHKDLFIKLKREGFVRVRVNGEISAIDEVPELEKNRKHSIELVVDRLVIKNDIKKRLGDSLELALRYGDESVIVSIVGGEDIYLSTMSTCTSCKISMPRLSPQLFSFNSPQGACQTCSGIGSVEYYEPDLLAPNKGLSLKSGAVIPWKSPQMFGRYEAEFRALGKKYGFKIDTPLNEFSKEAMNALFYGDKKLDWEGIINQLDAGRDLGRIWRDELARFRQNMPCPACNGARLRPESLAVRVEGESVFDFCSMSIKRALNWLEGLEFKGHDSLIAEPLLKELIHRIGFMANVGLDYLNLGRNMATLSGGEAQRIRLAGQLGSGLVGVTYVLDEPSIGLHPHDNERLLKTLRSLQARGNTVLVVEHDESTIRNADHVIELGPGSGMLGGEIVFQGSVDDLLGKSQSLTAKYLRGELSLDKPEERRIPSDWIRMRGVTTNNLKNLDVDIPLGILCCFTGVSGSGKSSLVVDSMYKHLALSRGIKVDQPGQITGIDGIDKIEKVISIDQSPIGRTPRSNPATYTKIFDEIRNIFAATKESKKRGYKPGRFSFNVRGGRCEACRGDGQIRVEMHFLPDVYVTCDVCKGKRYNSQTLEVDYKGRNIAEVLDMTVRQAKVFFENHPTLKRRLEVLEQVGLEYLQLGQPGTTLSGGEAQRIKISRELGKRRLPGTLYILDEPTTGLHMHEVGKLIKVLQQLVEKGATVIVIEHNTDVIRAADYVFDLGPGGGESGGEIVAKGTPEEIMENPESVTGQFLL
- a CDS encoding HD-GYP domain-containing protein is translated as MEGLTHLLACIQDISGGSYSNDIMELTTDKYSPYVREVAESVGMMMVKIEAREFALEQANEELKQNIVDTVKATARGLSLRDKYTRGHGERVGQYAQRLALRAGFSDDEVWTVGLAGILHDIGKIGFSDRLFFNEDIHVDDDMLAEIRRHPEAGFRMLKGLKFLGPAVEFVRAHHERLDGTGYPNGLQGDEISKGARILSIADVFDAITTSRTYQDAMGLDKAFPILRKLAGPSLDPELVEIFIKEIQEGGLEVVDEEFSTCLGENDGK